One Spiroplasma endosymbiont of Cantharis nigra DNA segment encodes these proteins:
- a CDS encoding adenylosuccinate synthase codes for MKKYNSLVVVGAQWGDEGKGKMTDYFAQKANLVVRFAGGDNAGHVINFNGQKHKVTIIPSGIFNRRVTNIIANGCVVNLLNLVKEFEIIKQSGVDYGNLLISDRVQLILPYHVMIDEAQENERGENKIGTTKRGIGPAYQDKVSRLGIRLGELGEENFKERFKLVFDYQMKFLKNMFNIKSLDFENTYKDLIEAYNKIKERVIDADSFIESAIKEGKKVLFEGAQGALLDIDHGTYPYVTSSNTSANNASTGSGISHKLIDSTMGVVKAYSTRVGAGAFPTELNDKIGDEIRERGNEYGSNTKRPRRIGWLDAVALKHAIRTSGIDSIFITLLDVLSGVDEINICIKYELDGKEINNLPSVNQKYERCKPIYLSNPGWKEDITKVTSFDQLPHAARNYLMMIEKICEVKVSGFSVGPDREQTIILENIF; via the coding sequence ATGAAAAAATATAATTCATTAGTTGTAGTTGGTGCCCAATGGGGTGATGAAGGTAAAGGTAAAATGACTGATTATTTTGCTCAAAAAGCAAATCTAGTTGTTAGATTTGCCGGTGGTGATAATGCAGGACATGTTATTAATTTTAATGGTCAAAAGCATAAAGTTACAATAATACCTTCAGGAATTTTTAATAGGAGAGTAACAAATATAATTGCAAATGGTTGTGTTGTAAATTTATTAAACTTAGTTAAAGAATTTGAAATTATTAAACAAAGTGGAGTTGATTATGGTAATCTTTTAATTTCAGATAGAGTTCAATTAATTTTACCTTATCATGTGATGATTGACGAAGCTCAGGAAAATGAGCGTGGAGAAAATAAAATAGGAACTACAAAAAGAGGAATAGGACCTGCTTATCAAGATAAAGTTTCTAGATTAGGAATAAGACTTGGTGAATTAGGTGAAGAAAACTTTAAAGAGCGATTTAAATTAGTTTTTGATTATCAAATGAAATTTCTAAAGAATATGTTTAATATTAAATCTTTGGATTTTGAAAATACATATAAAGATTTGATTGAGGCATACAATAAAATTAAAGAAAGAGTAATTGATGCTGATTCATTTATTGAATCAGCAATTAAAGAAGGCAAAAAAGTTTTATTTGAAGGAGCTCAAGGAGCTCTATTGGATATAGATCATGGAACTTATCCTTATGTAACCAGTTCTAATACATCTGCAAATAATGCTTCAACAGGTAGTGGAATAAGTCATAAATTAATTGATTCGACTATGGGTGTTGTTAAAGCATATTCAACTAGAGTTGGTGCAGGTGCATTTCCTACAGAATTAAATGATAAAATTGGTGATGAAATAAGAGAACGCGGTAATGAGTATGGTTCAAATACAAAAAGACCTAGAAGAATTGGATGACTAGATGCTGTTGCATTAAAACACGCAATTAGAACGTCTGGAATAGACTCAATATTTATTACATTACTTGATGTTTTATCAGGAGTTGATGAAATTAATATTTGTATAAAATATGAATTAGATGGAAAAGAAATTAATAATTTGCCTAGTGTAAATCAAAAATATGAAAGATGTAAACCAATATATTTATCAAATCCTGGCTGAAAAGAGGACATAACTAAAGTAACTTCATTTGATCAATTACCACATGCTGCTAGAAACTATTTAATGATGATTGAAAAAATATGTGAAGTAAAAGTATCAGGATTCTCAGTGGGACCAGATAGAGAACAAACAATAATATTAGAAAACATTTTTTAA
- the rsmA gene encoding 16S rRNA (adenine(1518)-N(6)/adenine(1519)-N(6))-dimethyltransferase RsmA, translated as MQYAKKKFGQNFITDKNLINKIIDILDQDEDHLIIEIGPGKGALTKELVKRFNKIIAIEIDRDMESILKSEINSERLELVINDCLEVDFKELIEKYEYKKVSIISNTPYYITSEIIFKALNISKKLNKAIFMVQKEVAQRICAKVSENNYNNLSVAAQLYSDIKYEFTVNKNMFKPIPKVDSAIISFKFNDTNLNKLNDNDLKFVSFVRKLFNNKRKTILNNLSVITNNKEQAFNILNKVGIRENLRPENISLDQYINIYNEVKKCY; from the coding sequence ATGCAATATGCAAAGAAAAAGTTTGGACAAAACTTTATAACAGATAAAAATTTAATTAATAAAATTATTGATATTTTAGATCAAGATGAAGATCATTTAATAATTGAGATTGGCCCGGGAAAGGGAGCTTTAACAAAAGAACTAGTTAAGAGATTTAATAAAATTATTGCCATAGAAATTGATAGAGATATGGAGAGTATTTTAAAATCAGAGATTAATTCTGAAAGACTTGAATTAGTAATTAATGATTGCCTAGAAGTTGATTTTAAGGAACTAATAGAGAAATATGAGTATAAAAAAGTTTCAATTATTTCAAATACTCCATATTACATTACAAGTGAAATAATTTTTAAAGCCTTAAATATTTCTAAAAAATTAAATAAAGCAATATTCATGGTTCAAAAAGAAGTTGCACAAAGAATTTGTGCAAAGGTTAGTGAAAATAATTACAATAATTTATCAGTTGCGGCGCAGCTTTACTCGGATATAAAATACGAATTTACTGTTAATAAGAATATGTTTAAACCAATTCCAAAAGTGGATTCTGCAATTATTTCTTTTAAATTTAATGATACTAATTTAAATAAATTAAATGATAATGATTTAAAGTTTGTATCTTTTGTAAGAAAGTTATTTAATAATAAGAGAAAAACAATATTAAATAATTTATCAGTTATTACAAATAATAAAGAGCAGGCTTTTAATATTCTCAATAAGGTTGGAATAAGAGAAAATCTTAGACCAGAGAATATAAGTTTAGATCAGTACATAAATATTTATAATGAGGTAAAGAAATGTTATTAA
- a CDS encoding rod shape-determining protein: protein MASWDRKREFVALDLGTANVVAYLGGQGIIYNEPSTMAYDVHTNTVIASGEAAYEMIGKTNDDIRMVVPLVDGVIADLDAAKDLIKIIFSRIKLSDILKHALVVLACPSGVTELERSALKQVVSDMGARHVLVEEEVKLSAIGAGINISIASGHLVVDIGGGTTDIAIISAGDIIISRSIKVAGNHLDEEIRKYIRAEYNVLIGIKTAEKIKVEIGALTKIDNGRTFRAFGRDVISGLPREVVISPDEVKNALLAPFSKITDLIVEVMENTPAELAGDIIRNGITICGGGALIRGIDTYFESIFQLKVTKAQDPLLTVIEGTKEYEKQAEKWLEIIEIRDSREYNIK, encoded by the coding sequence ATGGCATCATGAGATCGTAAAAGAGAATTCGTTGCTTTAGATTTAGGAACAGCTAACGTTGTTGCTTATCTAGGTGGACAAGGTATCATTTATAATGAGCCTTCAACAATGGCATACGACGTTCATACAAACACTGTTATTGCTTCAGGTGAAGCAGCATACGAAATGATCGGAAAAACAAACGATGATATTAGAATGGTAGTTCCATTAGTTGATGGAGTTATAGCAGACCTTGACGCAGCTAAAGATTTAATTAAAATAATCTTTTCACGTATTAAATTATCAGACATCTTAAAACATGCATTAGTAGTTCTTGCCTGCCCTTCAGGAGTTACTGAATTAGAGAGAAGTGCATTAAAACAAGTTGTTTCAGATATGGGAGCAAGACACGTTCTTGTTGAAGAAGAAGTTAAATTATCAGCAATCGGAGCTGGAATAAATATTTCTATCGCTAGTGGACACTTAGTTGTTGATATTGGTGGAGGAACTACTGATATAGCAATTATTTCAGCTGGAGATATAATTATTTCTAGATCAATTAAAGTTGCTGGAAATCATTTAGATGAAGAAATCAGAAAATATATCCGTGCTGAATATAATGTTTTAATCGGAATTAAAACTGCTGAAAAAATTAAAGTTGAAATTGGAGCATTAACAAAAATAGATAATGGACGTACATTCCGTGCATTCGGACGTGACGTTATCTCTGGATTACCAAGAGAAGTTGTTATCTCACCAGATGAAGTAAAAAATGCTTTATTAGCACCATTTTCAAAAATAACAGACCTAATTGTTGAAGTAATGGAAAACACACCAGCTGAATTAGCTGGAGATATCATTAGAAATGGTATTACTATATGTGGAGGAGGAGCTTTAATTAGAGGAATTGATACTTACTTTGAATCAATTTTCCAATTAAAAGTAACTAAAGCTCAAGATCCATTACTAACAGTTATTGAAGGTACTAAAGAATACGAAAAACAAGCAGAAAAATGATTAGAAATTATTGAAATACGTGATTCAAGAGAATATAACATAAAATAA
- a CDS encoding ABC-F family ATP-binding cassette domain-containing protein — MGLVFLDNLIHANGGKKLYDNTSFRLNRGEHIALIGPNGTGKTTLLNIIAGKMLCDKGELKIHPKTKIGYLDQHQDVDLNESVDSYLKGAFIELFELEARMNKIYEDMAIEYKEDDLVKALSYQDTLNLNDFDSIDKKIGNLVTGLGIGLEKLQTSMGELSGGQRSKVILAKLLLSGDDFLLLDEPTNFLDLEQVKWLAKFLQSFEKAFIMVSHDNDFINKTCGIIYALDNLKLTRYVGNYDKYIEEAEIQKEQYDKAFVAQQREIKKLETYVAKNKARASTAKSAQSRQKQLEKIDVIQERRDLTKPKFSFSYKRPSTNVIVKAHNLIIGYDSPLLHELNFELREGEKCIISGRNGIGKTTFLKTMSTEIPAFKGEVELGNAVEYAYFKQIEDVRGISPVQYLINKFNDITESEARAKIAQFGVKSGLMMQPMEKLSGGEQTRVRLAALSMIPCSLLVLDEPTNHIDVLAKEALLEAIESFKGTVILTTHDINFSTNWANRTLDFSDLV; from the coding sequence ATGGGATTAGTTTTTTTAGATAATTTAATACATGCTAATGGTGGAAAAAAATTGTATGACAATACAAGCTTTAGACTAAATAGAGGAGAGCATATTGCTTTGATTGGACCAAATGGAACTGGAAAAACAACTTTATTAAATATAATAGCTGGAAAAATGTTATGTGATAAAGGGGAATTAAAAATACACCCAAAAACAAAAATTGGATATTTAGATCAACATCAAGATGTTGATCTAAATGAAAGTGTTGATTCATATTTAAAGGGAGCTTTTATAGAACTTTTTGAATTAGAAGCACGAATGAATAAAATTTATGAAGATATGGCTATTGAATATAAAGAAGATGATTTAGTAAAAGCTTTAAGTTATCAAGACACTTTAAATTTAAATGACTTTGATTCTATTGATAAAAAAATTGGGAATTTAGTTACTGGTTTAGGAATTGGATTAGAAAAACTTCAAACATCAATGGGTGAATTGAGTGGTGGTCAAAGAAGTAAAGTAATACTGGCAAAATTATTATTAAGTGGAGATGACTTTTTATTACTTGATGAACCTACAAACTTTTTAGATTTAGAACAAGTTAAATGACTGGCAAAATTCCTACAATCCTTTGAAAAGGCTTTCATAATGGTTTCACATGATAATGATTTTATTAATAAAACTTGTGGAATAATTTATGCACTTGATAATTTAAAACTTACAAGATATGTTGGAAATTATGATAAATATATTGAAGAAGCAGAAATTCAAAAGGAACAATATGACAAAGCTTTTGTAGCTCAACAAAGAGAAATTAAAAAACTAGAAACTTATGTTGCAAAAAATAAAGCAAGAGCTTCTACTGCAAAATCAGCACAATCAAGACAAAAACAATTAGAAAAAATAGATGTAATACAAGAGAGAAGAGATTTAACAAAACCTAAGTTTTCTTTTTCTTATAAAAGACCAAGCACTAATGTTATTGTGAAGGCTCATAATTTAATTATTGGCTACGACTCACCTCTTTTACACGAACTTAACTTTGAATTAAGAGAAGGAGAAAAATGTATTATTAGTGGTAGAAATGGTATTGGTAAAACAACATTTCTAAAAACTATGTCTACAGAAATACCTGCATTTAAAGGTGAAGTAGAGCTCGGAAATGCTGTTGAATATGCTTACTTTAAACAAATTGAAGATGTAAGAGGAATTAGTCCTGTTCAATATTTAATTAATAAATTCAATGACATTACTGAATCAGAAGCAAGAGCTAAAATTGCTCAATTTGGTGTTAAAAGTGGATTAATGATGCAACCAATGGAAAAATTATCTGGGGGAGAGCAAACAAGAGTTAGATTAGCTGCTTTAAGTATGATTCCATGTAGTTTGTTAGTTCTTGACGAACCAACTAATCATATTGATGTTCTAGCAAAAGAAGCTTTATTGGAAGCAATAGAAAGCTTTAAAGGAACAGTAATTCTTACAACTCACGATATTAACTTCTCTACAAACTGAGCAAATAGAACACTAGATTTTTCAGATTTAGTGTAG
- the pth gene encoding aminoacyl-tRNA hydrolase has protein sequence MSKLIVGLGNPGKNYVRTRHNAGFIAIDVLLEKYGFQKSLENFNAEIFFSNIKGEKVLFVKPQTFMNLSGEAVISILQYYKIEIKDFIVLYDDKDLELSKTRFRNTGSSGGHNGIKNIISHLKTENFNRLKIGIGNPGDYKIVDWVLSKMSEDEINLIKNQILNISSFVEEFIFVEDLKKIMNKFN, from the coding sequence ATGTCTAAATTAATTGTTGGTTTAGGTAATCCTGGGAAAAACTATGTTAGGACAAGACATAATGCGGGTTTTATAGCTATTGATGTGTTATTAGAAAAATATGGTTTTCAAAAAAGTTTAGAAAACTTTAATGCTGAAATTTTTTTCTCAAATATAAAAGGAGAGAAAGTGCTTTTTGTAAAACCTCAAACTTTTATGAATCTATCTGGAGAAGCAGTTATATCAATATTGCAATATTATAAAATAGAAATTAAGGATTTTATAGTTTTGTACGATGATAAAGATTTGGAATTATCTAAAACTAGATTCAGAAATACTGGTAGTTCTGGTGGGCATAATGGAATTAAAAACATTATAAGTCATTTAAAAACTGAAAATTTTAATAGATTAAAAATAGGAATAGGCAATCCAGGAGATTATAAAATTGTGGATTGAGTACTGTCAAAAATGTCAGAAGATGAAATTAATTTAATTAAAAATCAAATTTTAAATATTTCATCTTTTGTAGAAGAATTTATTTTTGTAGAAGATTTAAAAAAAATTATGAATAAGTTCAATTAA
- a CDS encoding rod shape-determining protein, with product MARASLRTKRHIAIDIGTSKTRIFIEKLGMVFNEASLIAIDYKTKKVISIGDATKKFVGKLSGAMQIKSLLKRGILTDMNLLKKFLSNILLKYEEEVKNSVVTVACPISMSDIERRALIESIKSLGVSHVIIEDDIKLALLGAGYNIYGSDSYMCLELGAGKATIGLVNNGETINYKWTKACGEAIDQEIIKTLKTKEGILIGDVTAEAIKIAVGSVLKNKEPLKTKAYGYDLNSARPREIEVQDKDISKLILSVFGNITNTITSLLEETQSEIAGDIIKNGLIITGGLSRIPGVKLFFENFFEIPVIVAKNAATATIEGAIMHKEKTFDIIEAMG from the coding sequence GTGGCGAGAGCAAGTTTAAGAACAAAAAGACATATTGCAATAGACATTGGAACAAGCAAAACTAGAATTTTTATTGAAAAATTAGGAATGGTTTTTAATGAAGCTAGTTTAATAGCTATTGACTATAAAACTAAAAAAGTTATCTCAATTGGAGATGCTACAAAAAAGTTTGTAGGTAAATTAAGTGGAGCAATGCAAATTAAAAGTCTTTTAAAACGTGGGATTTTAACTGATATGAATTTATTAAAGAAATTTTTATCAAATATTCTTTTAAAATATGAAGAAGAAGTAAAAAACTCAGTTGTTACTGTAGCTTGTCCTATTAGTATGAGTGATATTGAAAGAAGAGCTCTTATTGAATCAATTAAATCTCTTGGTGTTTCTCATGTAATTATTGAAGATGATATCAAATTAGCATTACTTGGAGCAGGATACAACATATACGGGTCAGATTCATATATGTGTTTAGAACTTGGAGCAGGAAAAGCAACAATAGGTTTAGTTAATAATGGAGAAACAATAAATTATAAATGAACAAAGGCTTGTGGAGAAGCAATTGATCAAGAAATTATAAAAACTCTAAAAACAAAAGAAGGAATTTTAATTGGAGATGTTACTGCTGAGGCAATTAAAATTGCTGTAGGTTCAGTTCTGAAAAATAAGGAACCTCTAAAAACAAAAGCTTATGGTTATGATTTAAACTCAGCAAGACCAAGAGAAATTGAAGTTCAAGATAAGGATATATCTAAACTTATTTTGTCAGTATTTGGAAATATAACTAATACAATCACTTCACTTCTTGAAGAAACTCAAAGTGAAATAGCTGGAGATATAATAAAGAATGGTTTAATTATTACTGGAGGTCTTTCAAGAATACCTGGTGTAAAATTATTCTTCGAAAACTTTTTCGAAATTCCAGTAATTGTTGCAAAAAATGCCGCAACAGCAACTATTGAAGGCGCTATAATGCATAAAGAAAAAACATTTGATATTATAGAAGCAATGGGTTAG
- the argS gene encoding arginine--tRNA ligase: MNILINKIRDVMEKAVKKLNLKGDILIERPKLIQNADFATNFALINSKLNKLNPIDLAQLIVEEVKDNEIFENVEFIKPGFINFRISNSLLNEVIKMVIKEGHNFGKSKSKGKKYNLEIVSANPTGYLHVGHARNGSIGDSVARILRFAGYDVETEYYVNDAGNQINISAATLFYHYKEMQGLSVDKPEEIYGGEMYKEVAQIFINEYKDKFKDISIVNNKIDNEEVNNLFKQKSIVFFMKEIKNQMSSLGVTINHFSSEAKMYQNNSINKIIEKYNELGATYEMDNALWLKTTEFGDDKDRVLKKGDGSFTYITPDIASHSDRIDRTKANKYINFWGGDHHGYITRLKAGLALLGYDFNLIDIDMIQMVRLMKDGQEFKMSKRKGTAVWLIDLLEMVGKDCIRYTLVSKTPSSHMDFDLDLALEKNSTNPVYYAQYATARCNKIISSFKNLKLEINKSIKFENQKEKEIIILLDSFNSILEYSASSRLPNIICDFIQSLSKYFHSYYAETKILDDENIVLTNQRVLLIKSVYQVLSNAFNLIGIDVKNSM; this comes from the coding sequence ATGAATATATTAATAAATAAAATTAGAGATGTTATGGAAAAAGCAGTAAAAAAACTCAATTTAAAAGGAGATATTTTAATTGAAAGACCTAAGTTAATTCAAAATGCTGATTTTGCAACAAATTTTGCATTAATTAACTCTAAATTAAATAAGTTAAATCCAATAGATCTAGCACAATTAATTGTTGAAGAAGTTAAAGACAATGAAATTTTTGAAAATGTAGAATTTATAAAACCTGGTTTTATAAATTTTAGAATAAGCAATTCTCTTTTAAATGAAGTAATTAAAATGGTCATAAAAGAAGGTCATAATTTTGGTAAATCAAAATCTAAAGGAAAAAAATATAATCTAGAAATTGTTTCTGCTAATCCAACTGGATATTTACATGTTGGTCATGCAAGAAATGGTTCTATTGGAGATTCTGTTGCAAGAATTTTAAGATTTGCAGGTTATGATGTTGAGACAGAATATTATGTTAATGATGCTGGAAATCAAATTAATATATCTGCAGCCACTCTTTTTTATCATTATAAGGAAATGCAAGGACTTAGTGTTGATAAACCCGAAGAAATTTATGGTGGGGAAATGTATAAAGAAGTTGCTCAGATTTTTATAAATGAATATAAAGATAAATTTAAAGATATATCAATAGTAAATAATAAAATTGATAATGAAGAAGTTAATAACTTATTCAAGCAAAAATCAATTGTATTTTTTATGAAAGAAATTAAAAATCAAATGAGCAGTTTAGGAGTTACCATCAATCACTTTTCAAGTGAGGCAAAGATGTATCAAAATAACTCAATTAATAAAATAATAGAAAAATACAATGAACTTGGTGCAACATATGAAATGGACAATGCATTATGACTTAAAACAACAGAATTTGGTGACGATAAAGATAGAGTTCTTAAAAAAGGTGACGGAAGTTTTACATATATAACTCCAGATATCGCGTCACACAGTGATAGAATTGATAGAACAAAAGCTAATAAGTACATTAATTTTTGAGGTGGCGATCATCATGGATATATAACAAGATTAAAAGCTGGTCTTGCTTTATTGGGATATGACTTTAACCTTATTGACATTGATATGATTCAAATGGTTCGTTTAATGAAAGATGGGCAAGAATTTAAAATGTCAAAAAGAAAGGGCACTGCTGTTTGATTAATAGATCTTTTGGAAATGGTTGGAAAGGATTGTATTAGATACACATTGGTTTCTAAAACCCCTTCTAGCCATATGGATTTTGATTTAGACTTAGCTCTAGAGAAAAATTCAACTAATCCAGTCTATTATGCCCAATATGCGACAGCAAGATGTAATAAAATTATTTCTAGTTTTAAAAACTTAAAACTAGAAATAAATAAATCTATTAAATTTGAAAATCAAAAAGAAAAGGAAATTATAATCTTATTAGATAGCTTTAACTCAATACTTGAATACTCAGCAAGTTCTAGACTTCCTAATATAATTTGTGACTTTATACAATCACTATCAAAATATTTTCATTCTTATTATGCAGAAACAAAAATATTGGATGATGAAAATATTGTCTTAACAAATCAAAGAGTTTTATTAATAAAATCAGTTTATCAAGTATTATCAAATGCATTTAATTTAATAGGAATTGATGTAAAAAATAGCATGTAA
- the rnmV gene encoding ribonuclease M5: MKIKQVIIVEGVTDTAKLKKIFGNDNVDTIETNGLALSKNTLNFISDVNSTRGVIILTDPDGPGLKIRETINIFLNFKCFNAFINKKRINNLKKIGLAEAEDNDIKEALSNLISFDLLNLSISWEDFLKNEFYKPQARKKIAQKYNWSEKINSKTLFKWINYINLNVKELKKIVGE; the protein is encoded by the coding sequence ATGAAGATAAAACAAGTTATAATTGTTGAAGGTGTTACAGACACTGCCAAACTTAAGAAAATATTTGGAAATGATAATGTTGATACCATAGAAACAAATGGTCTTGCTTTGTCTAAAAATACTTTAAATTTTATTTCTGATGTTAATAGCACACGTGGTGTAATTATATTAACAGACCCTGATGGACCTGGTTTAAAAATTCGCGAAACTATTAATATCTTTCTTAATTTTAAATGTTTTAATGCATTTATCAATAAGAAACGCATAAATAATTTAAAAAAAATTGGTTTAGCAGAAGCTGAGGATAATGATATAAAAGAGGCTCTATCTAATTTAATTTCATTTGATTTATTAAACTTAAGTATAAGTTGAGAAGATTTTTTAAAAAATGAGTTCTACAAACCACAAGCAAGAAAAAAAATAGCACAAAAGTATAATTGAAGTGAAAAAATAAACTCTAAGACCTTATTTAAATGAATTAATTATATTAATCTAAATGTTAAAGAGCTTAAAAAAATAGTAGGAGAATAA
- a CDS encoding ribose-phosphate pyrophosphokinase translates to MNKQDIKIFGLSSNKNLTKKICEILGVEESQANTSKFLDGEMIVQSLDSVRGQEIYIVQSTNQPVNDNLMELLIAVDAFKRANAAKINVVIPYFGYARQDRKAKGRQPITSRLVANLIETAGAHRVITVDLHSAQIMGFFNIPTDNFSTAQIVASEIIDTISKNKLDPSQCILVSPDHGGLSRVHGVAKYTGNITNGIAVIAKRRPEPNKAEVEFILGDVKDKTCFIIDDMIDTGGTIIKGAQALREQGAKEIHIIACHGLFNGEAVSKMQAVIDNKTVNSVVVTDTIQIPEERKFKGLKIISVAKLLARMIKSSYEKSSLTGVYNEEQDKIVKRVNTYIKGYKK, encoded by the coding sequence ATGAACAAACAAGATATTAAAATTTTTGGTTTATCATCAAACAAGAATTTAACAAAAAAAATATGTGAGATATTAGGGGTTGAAGAATCACAAGCCAATACGTCAAAATTTTTAGATGGAGAAATGATTGTTCAATCACTTGATTCTGTTAGAGGGCAAGAGATATATATTGTGCAATCAACAAATCAACCAGTAAATGATAATTTAATGGAGTTATTAATTGCAGTAGATGCTTTTAAAAGAGCAAATGCAGCTAAAATAAATGTTGTTATTCCATATTTTGGGTATGCTCGACAAGATAGAAAAGCAAAGGGTAGACAACCAATTACTTCAAGATTAGTTGCTAATCTCATTGAAACAGCGGGTGCACATAGAGTAATAACTGTTGATTTACACTCTGCTCAAATTATGGGATTTTTCAATATTCCAACAGATAATTTTTCAACTGCTCAAATAGTAGCTTCAGAAATTATAGATACAATTTCAAAAAATAAATTAGATCCATCACAGTGTATACTTGTATCTCCAGACCATGGGGGTTTATCAAGAGTACACGGTGTTGCAAAATATACAGGTAATATAACTAATGGTATTGCTGTTATTGCAAAAAGAAGACCAGAGCCAAATAAGGCAGAAGTAGAATTTATTTTGGGAGATGTTAAGGATAAAACTTGTTTTATTATTGATGACATGATTGACACGGGTGGAACAATTATAAAAGGAGCTCAAGCTTTAAGAGAACAAGGTGCAAAGGAAATACATATAATTGCTTGTCACGGTTTATTTAATGGTGAAGCTGTTTCAAAAATGCAAGCAGTGATTGATAATAAAACTGTTAATAGTGTTGTTGTAACAGATACAATTCAAATACCTGAAGAACGTAAATTTAAAGGATTAAAAATTATTTCAGTTGCAAAACTCCTGGCTCGAATGATAAAAAGCTCATATGAAAAATCTTCATTAACAGGAGTTTATAATGAAGAGCAAGATAAGATAGTGAAAAGAGTTAATACATATATTAAAGGATATAAAAAATAG